A DNA window from Aestuariispira ectoiniformans contains the following coding sequences:
- a CDS encoding secondary thiamine-phosphate synthase enzyme YjbQ — protein sequence MQQAQTEISVSTQGQGLYEVTRDVDTWVSRQGVDTGLLTVFCRHTSCSLTIQENADPDVQRDMLEFFRRLVSENEPWYRHRAEGPDDMPAHIRTALTDVSVNIPVTGGRLGLGTWQGLYLFEHRHHPHHRKITLHLLGQ from the coding sequence ATGCAGCAAGCACAAACAGAAATTTCGGTCTCTACTCAAGGGCAGGGGCTTTATGAAGTCACCCGTGATGTCGATACCTGGGTTTCCCGGCAGGGTGTCGATACCGGTCTGCTGACGGTCTTTTGCCGCCATACCAGTTGTTCTCTGACGATCCAGGAGAATGCCGACCCGGATGTTCAGCGGGATATGCTGGAATTCTTCCGCCGATTGGTGAGTGAAAATGAACCCTGGTACAGGCATCGGGCCGAAGGGCCGGATGATATGCCTGCCCATATCAGGACCGCACTGACGGATGTATCGGTGAATATTCCGGTGACCGGCGGGCGGCTGGGGCTGGGAACCTGGCAGGGGCTTTACCTGTTTGAACATCGCCATCATCCGCATCATCGAAAAATAACCCTTCACTTGCTGGGGCAGTGA
- a CDS encoding MarR family transcriptional regulator, which translates to MTVKLTQNQALALWQGAIVESVRRDSPDLSARQMAVLTTVYLTQPPHTVRGLADMLNVSKPAITRALDRLSELGMVRRKPDENDRRSVNIQRTVKGSVYLSEFADLIMEAGDGAEE; encoded by the coding sequence ATGACTGTGAAATTGACACAAAATCAGGCGCTTGCCTTGTGGCAGGGTGCCATCGTCGAAAGCGTTCGGCGGGATTCGCCGGACCTGTCTGCCCGTCAGATGGCGGTGTTGACCACCGTCTACCTGACCCAGCCACCCCATACGGTGCGCGGCCTGGCGGATATGCTGAACGTTTCCAAACCCGCGATCACCCGCGCCTTGGACCGCTTGTCGGAACTGGGCATGGTCCGCCGGAAACCGGATGAGAATGACCGCCGCTCGGTCAATATCCAGCGCACGGTCAAGGGATCGGTTTATCTGTCCGAATTCGCCGACCTGATCATGGAAGCAGGCGACGGGGCGGAAGAATAA
- a CDS encoding PAS domain-containing sensor histidine kinase translates to MQELDIVWIGTTAFAAGALLAGGAAYALLRRAGRSLTPQSRPCDREEVQHRFDRVRELARVGYWSCEPGYDKELYSEGVARLLGLELDEALRTGSGFQGYVHPEDRDHLVATRENAAINKLSYETRYRIRRADGETRHVEEHGVFVEGTAGQVGRIEGSLQDITELKELEDARQASNRQLQSFIEHTPLTIVFKDCQGRCVLANSSWHKTYNPEGANVVGRVLTDLLPGSLAKILVEQDNLVIEEGRLVEREVSVPQSDGRDKIVLLQKFPVRGSDGEIIGIGAIGTDLTENYRAHEALRLAKESAEIANRAKSEFLANMSHELRTPLNAVIGFSEILQNQLFGPIEQQQYQEYIDDINTSARHLLEILNDILDMSKVESGEYLLDDEVFPCRDELSRCLRLIREKAVRNGLAVSLVEQEAGLLLRADRRVFKQVMLNLLSNAVKFTHEGGQITVSVARTGEGGLEIDVSDTGIGIAPEDINRVLQPFGQADSSLSRKVEGTGLGLSLVQRFMQLHGGDLVLESEPNKGTTARVTFPFDRVSYNSPDSKTVTPTAEAAL, encoded by the coding sequence GTGCAGGAACTCGACATCGTCTGGATTGGTACGACTGCATTTGCCGCAGGCGCTTTGCTGGCGGGCGGAGCCGCCTATGCGTTGCTGCGCCGCGCGGGGCGGAGCCTTACTCCGCAGTCGCGCCCATGCGACCGTGAAGAGGTCCAGCACCGCTTTGACAGGGTCAGGGAGCTGGCCCGCGTCGGCTATTGGAGTTGCGAACCCGGTTACGACAAGGAACTTTACAGCGAGGGCGTCGCCCGTTTGCTGGGGCTGGAACTGGACGAGGCGCTCAGGACGGGTTCCGGATTCCAGGGCTATGTGCATCCGGAAGACCGCGACCATCTGGTTGCAACCCGTGAAAACGCTGCGATCAACAAACTGTCCTATGAAACCCGCTATCGTATTCGCCGGGCTGACGGGGAAACGCGTCATGTGGAAGAACATGGCGTTTTTGTCGAAGGGACAGCGGGGCAGGTTGGCCGGATCGAAGGAAGCCTGCAGGACATCACGGAGCTGAAAGAATTGGAGGACGCCCGTCAGGCCAGTAACCGCCAGCTTCAATCCTTCATCGAACACACTCCTTTGACCATTGTTTTCAAGGACTGCCAGGGCCGTTGTGTCCTGGCCAACTCAAGCTGGCATAAAACCTATAATCCCGAAGGTGCAAATGTGGTCGGAAGGGTGCTGACCGATTTGCTGCCAGGCAGTCTTGCGAAGATCCTCGTGGAGCAGGACAACCTTGTGATCGAGGAAGGCCGCCTCGTTGAGCGGGAGGTCTCGGTCCCGCAGTCCGATGGGCGCGACAAGATCGTGTTGCTGCAGAAATTCCCGGTGCGGGGAAGTGATGGCGAGATTATCGGCATCGGTGCGATCGGAACGGACCTGACGGAAAACTACCGTGCCCACGAGGCGCTGCGCCTTGCCAAGGAATCGGCCGAAATCGCCAACAGGGCTAAGTCGGAATTCCTGGCGAATATGAGCCACGAACTGCGGACGCCGCTGAACGCTGTCATCGGTTTTTCGGAAATCCTGCAAAACCAGCTTTTCGGCCCGATCGAACAGCAGCAGTACCAGGAATATATCGACGACATTAATACCAGTGCGCGGCATCTTCTCGAAATCCTGAACGATATTCTGGACATGTCCAAGGTGGAATCGGGGGAATATCTTCTGGATGACGAAGTATTCCCCTGCCGGGATGAATTGTCCCGCTGCCTGAGGCTGATACGCGAGAAAGCCGTGCGCAACGGATTGGCGGTTTCCCTGGTGGAACAGGAGGCCGGCCTGTTGCTTCGTGCGGACCGGCGGGTGTTCAAGCAAGTTATGCTCAACCTGCTGTCCAATGCGGTGAAATTCACCCATGAGGGCGGACAGATTACCGTTTCCGTCGCCCGCACCGGAGAGGGCGGCCTTGAAATAGATGTCAGCGACACCGGCATCGGCATTGCCCCGGAAGATATCAACCGTGTCCTGCAGCCTTTCGGCCAGGCGGATAGTTCCCTGTCGCGCAAGGTGGAAGGGACCGGCCTGGGCCTCAGTCTGGTACAGCGTTTCATGCAATTGCATGGCGGTGATCTGGTGCTGGAGAGTGAGCCGAACAAGGGAACCACGGCGCGTGTGACTTTTCCCTTCGACCGGGTCAGCTATAATTCACCCGACAGCAAAACGGTGACGCCGACTGCGGAAGCAGCCCTCTAG
- a CDS encoding F0F1 ATP synthase subunit B family protein, translating to MPQFDPTHFPSQIFWLVVVFTTLFLIMWKFVLPRITEVMEMREERIGADLKRAEEAKAEAEAVLADYEAALAKARAEAQDILRKASDDMAEEQAKRIEKANADIAAKLDEADQRIAEAREKALSHVREMAGEIAEATVERLAGSADRKAVDAALDSVAK from the coding sequence ATGCCCCAGTTTGACCCAACCCACTTCCCGAGCCAGATTTTCTGGCTTGTGGTTGTATTCACGACGCTTTTCCTCATCATGTGGAAATTCGTCCTGCCGCGCATTACCGAAGTCATGGAAATGCGTGAAGAGCGCATTGGCGCGGACTTGAAGCGTGCGGAAGAAGCCAAGGCCGAAGCGGAAGCTGTTCTGGCCGACTACGAAGCGGCATTGGCGAAGGCCCGTGCCGAAGCGCAGGACATCCTGCGTAAGGCTTCGGACGATATGGCTGAAGAGCAGGCCAAGCGGATCGAAAAGGCCAATGCCGACATCGCGGCGAAACTTGACGAAGCCGACCAGCGGATTGCGGAAGCGCGTGAAAAGGCGCTCTCCCATGTTCGCGAAATGGCCGGTGAAATCGCTGAAGCGACGGTAGAACGTCTGGCAGGCAGTGCGGACCGCAAGGCCGTCGATGCCGCGCTGGACAGTGTCGCTAAGTAA
- a CDS encoding leucyl aminopeptidase family protein: protein MQCFVDRATKKTVALIPLCEKSLPDWLNRHGEQYKAWVEASHYEAKAGSVLLLPGENGVDTALVGVDDAEPIWSWGGVVAKLPAGRYRIDADKDGTAANAATLGWALGQYRFDRYRKSEEGLRELIWPVEADREFVKAQASAIYLTRDLVNTPSSDMGPRELADTAKELAKEFGGEVSVVKGKDLLKENFPMIHAVGRASSRDPRLIDLTWGEPTAPKVTLVGKGVCFDSGGLDLKPASGMLMMKKDMGGSAQVLGLARMIMATGLDVRLRVLISAVENAVSGNAYRPMDILTARNGKTVEIYNTDAEGRLVLADALVLASEDKPEVIFDFATLTGAARVALGTEMPALFTNSDQLAGEVLQFSTSDSDPLWRMPLFASYRKLLDSKTADISNCSSGPYGGSITAALFLQEFVGEDIDWAHIDLMSWNLSARDGRPEGGEAQGIRAVYSYIANRFG, encoded by the coding sequence ATGCAGTGTTTTGTGGACCGCGCGACCAAAAAGACCGTTGCCCTGATCCCGCTTTGTGAAAAAAGCCTGCCGGACTGGCTGAACCGCCATGGTGAGCAATACAAAGCCTGGGTAGAGGCATCTCACTATGAGGCGAAGGCGGGCAGCGTGCTGCTGCTGCCGGGGGAAAACGGGGTCGATACGGCGCTGGTCGGTGTGGATGACGCAGAACCGATCTGGTCCTGGGGGGGCGTGGTTGCCAAACTTCCGGCGGGACGTTACCGCATAGATGCAGACAAGGACGGGACTGCGGCCAATGCGGCAACGCTCGGCTGGGCGCTGGGCCAGTATCGTTTTGACCGCTACAGGAAATCCGAGGAAGGACTGCGCGAACTAATCTGGCCGGTGGAAGCCGACCGGGAATTTGTGAAGGCGCAGGCTTCTGCCATCTATCTGACGCGCGATCTGGTCAACACCCCGTCCAGTGACATGGGGCCGCGCGAACTGGCCGATACCGCCAAGGAACTGGCAAAGGAATTCGGCGGTGAAGTGTCGGTTGTCAAAGGCAAGGACCTTCTGAAAGAGAATTTCCCGATGATCCATGCGGTCGGTCGCGCCAGCAGCCGGGACCCGCGCCTGATCGACTTGACCTGGGGAGAGCCGACGGCGCCGAAAGTGACCCTGGTGGGCAAGGGCGTCTGCTTTGACAGCGGCGGGCTGGACCTGAAACCGGCCAGCGGCATGCTGATGATGAAAAAGGACATGGGCGGCTCTGCACAGGTTCTGGGGCTGGCACGGATGATCATGGCAACCGGCCTGGATGTGCGCCTGCGCGTGTTGATCTCGGCGGTGGAAAACGCTGTTTCCGGCAATGCCTATCGTCCGATGGATATTCTGACGGCGCGCAATGGCAAGACAGTGGAAATCTACAACACCGATGCCGAAGGCCGTCTGGTGCTGGCCGATGCACTGGTGCTGGCTTCCGAGGACAAGCCGGAGGTGATCTTTGACTTTGCCACGCTTACCGGCGCGGCGCGAGTGGCGCTTGGCACGGAAATGCCGGCGCTGTTCACCAACAGTGACCAACTGGCCGGGGAAGTCCTGCAGTTTTCCACCAGCGATTCGGACCCGCTTTGGCGGATGCCGTTATTCGCGTCCTACCGGAAGCTGCTCGACAGTAAAACGGCAGACATTTCAAACTGTTCCAGTGGTCCATACGGGGGGTCGATCACAGCCGCCCTGTTCCTGCAGGAGTTCGTTGGCGAGGATATCGACTGGGCACATATCGACCTGATGAGCTGGAACCTCTCTGCCCGCGACGGACGGCCGGAAGGCGGTGAAGCGCAGGGAATCCGGGCGGTCTATAGCTATATCGCTAATCGTTTTGGATAA
- a CDS encoding cell envelope integrity EipB family protein — protein sequence MMETTTGSLRRGRTAFFVALLACLLSGAASAQELVSHVARYQLDLEKVRMPGIVGSTGGDLIIRTERRCKDWAMFSRMEFSLHGETGDSVRMETLTGLQEGLEGDWLRFRTEQRVNGQVMDELAGEVSGQHVTFSKPETAKAKDLPKGVLLPMRSMYLTVKQVTDGAKIRTYQLFTGDDQDAVRVSDLWLGKGAALEKAPIGNPELLDGASYHMVSSFFPLSSEDSEPIFVSTYDMLKNGIITRLRLEGDALVAKGTLTHLEKLPPPDCANGA from the coding sequence ATGATGGAAACGACGACTGGCAGTCTGCGGCGCGGGCGGACCGCATTCTTCGTAGCCCTGCTGGCATGTCTGCTGTCCGGTGCGGCATCGGCGCAGGAGCTTGTCTCGCATGTCGCCCGGTATCAACTGGACCTTGAGAAGGTCCGCATGCCCGGGATCGTCGGGTCCACCGGCGGCGACCTGATTATCCGGACGGAGCGGCGCTGTAAGGACTGGGCCATGTTCTCGCGCATGGAGTTCTCCCTGCATGGGGAAACGGGGGACAGCGTGCGTATGGAAACACTGACCGGCCTGCAGGAAGGGCTGGAGGGTGACTGGCTGCGCTTTCGTACCGAACAGCGGGTCAATGGTCAGGTGATGGATGAATTGGCCGGGGAGGTTTCTGGCCAGCATGTCACTTTCTCCAAGCCGGAAACGGCCAAGGCGAAGGATTTACCCAAGGGTGTTCTCCTGCCGATGCGCTCCATGTATCTGACGGTTAAACAGGTGACTGATGGGGCCAAAATCAGAACCTATCAGCTTTTCACCGGCGATGATCAGGACGCTGTCCGCGTGAGCGACCTATGGCTGGGCAAGGGGGCGGCACTGGAGAAAGCCCCGATTGGCAATCCGGAATTGCTGGACGGGGCATCCTATCACATGGTGAGCAGCTTCTTCCCTCTGTCCTCTGAAGACAGCGAGCCGATTTTCGTCAGCACCTATGACATGCTCAAGAACGGTATCATCACGCGGCTGAGACTTGAGGGAGACGCTTTGGTTGCGAAGGGGACCCTGACGCATCTGGAAAAGCTGCCGCCGCCCGACTGTGCGAACGGTGCCTGA
- a CDS encoding glutathione S-transferase family protein, translating into MSALRLIIGNKNYSSWSLRPWLALKMGGFGFTEEVVPLFENGFVEAMDAHSPSRKVPVLIHGDLTVWESLAICEYLAELKPEAYLWPDDMEIRARARSVATEMAAGMTGVRNAMPMNVRRRVENFEPDAAARKDIRRILDIWEDCLARKQGDGPFLFGHFTIADAMYAPVVTRFQTYGINVDGTCRRYMDAVLSLGPMQEWAEAAADEPWVIERVEL; encoded by the coding sequence ATGTCAGCCCTTCGTCTTATTATCGGCAACAAAAACTATTCCTCCTGGTCCCTGCGCCCGTGGCTCGCGTTGAAGATGGGCGGTTTCGGCTTCACCGAGGAGGTCGTCCCCCTGTTTGAGAACGGCTTTGTCGAGGCGATGGACGCCCATAGTCCGTCGCGGAAGGTCCCTGTCCTGATCCATGGCGACCTGACCGTGTGGGAATCGCTGGCGATCTGTGAGTATCTGGCGGAACTGAAGCCGGAGGCCTATTTGTGGCCGGACGACATGGAAATCCGCGCACGCGCGCGCAGCGTGGCAACCGAAATGGCCGCCGGAATGACAGGTGTGCGCAATGCCATGCCCATGAATGTGCGTCGCAGGGTGGAGAATTTTGAACCCGACGCCGCCGCCCGCAAGGATATCCGACGTATCCTGGATATCTGGGAAGACTGTCTTGCCCGCAAGCAGGGCGATGGCCCCTTCCTGTTTGGGCATTTTACCATTGCAGACGCCATGTATGCACCGGTTGTCACCCGTTTTCAGACCTATGGCATCAATGTCGACGGCACCTGCCGCCGCTATATGGATGCTGTCCTGTCTCTGGGCCCCATGCAGGAATGGGCCGAGGCCGCCGCGGACGAACCCTGGGTGATTGAACGGGTTGAGCTGTAA
- a CDS encoding TPM domain-containing protein produces MALLSANERKSLVEAIDKAEEITSGDIVAVVLKESDEYLYIPLLWSAGLALFAPAVIGLLGLDWSLLGVYGAQIGVFVVSNLLFQLSPLKGLLLPSSVKHRRANRNARTLFFDHGLHATPDNNAIMIFVSELEHHVEIIADHGINAQVPDGYWQELVNELTGRVREGKALDGLVHAVEQCGDLLTRHFPSDNLRDGSLSNDVIDK; encoded by the coding sequence ATGGCATTGTTGAGTGCAAACGAACGAAAGAGCCTGGTCGAGGCAATCGACAAGGCAGAGGAAATAACCAGTGGCGATATTGTGGCCGTGGTTCTCAAGGAATCGGACGAATATCTCTATATCCCGCTATTGTGGTCCGCAGGGCTCGCCCTGTTTGCCCCGGCGGTAATCGGCCTGTTGGGGCTCGACTGGTCGCTTCTTGGCGTCTATGGCGCCCAGATAGGTGTCTTTGTCGTCTCGAACCTTCTGTTCCAGTTGTCTCCGCTAAAAGGGCTGTTGCTTCCATCGTCGGTGAAGCATCGCCGGGCGAACCGGAATGCCCGGACCCTGTTCTTCGATCACGGTCTTCACGCGACGCCGGACAATAATGCAATCATGATTTTTGTCTCCGAGTTGGAACATCATGTGGAGATCATCGCCGACCATGGCATTAACGCCCAGGTGCCGGACGGCTATTGGCAGGAACTGGTGAATGAGCTGACCGGCCGGGTCAGGGAGGGCAAGGCCCTGGATGGACTGGTTCATGCGGTTGAACAATGCGGCGACCTGCTGACGCGTCACTTTCCGTCGGACAACTTGCGTGACGGTTCGCTTTCCAATGACGTGATAGACAAGTAA
- a CDS encoding F0F1 ATP synthase subunit B family protein, with product MAVEHHGGLLTDTYTWISVAMVVVVFLVWWKGRVSIKDGLQGRINRIKSELDEAERLKEEAVAMLAEYRRKQDEALKTAEDIVSQSKLDVEHMREEAAKRLEETLARREQQALDRIGQAEAAALHEVRGKAVDLAIEASQSVLTEKLSGKDGDVMVDGAIEDLAERLH from the coding sequence ATGGCCGTTGAACACCATGGCGGACTTTTGACCGATACCTATACCTGGATCTCAGTGGCGATGGTCGTTGTTGTTTTCCTGGTTTGGTGGAAAGGTCGCGTTTCCATTAAGGATGGCCTTCAGGGTCGTATCAACCGCATCAAATCCGAACTGGACGAAGCGGAACGCCTGAAGGAAGAAGCGGTGGCTATGCTGGCGGAATATCGCCGTAAGCAGGATGAAGCCCTGAAGACCGCGGAAGATATCGTAAGCCAGTCCAAGCTTGACGTTGAGCATATGCGTGAAGAGGCCGCCAAACGCCTCGAAGAAACGCTTGCTCGCCGTGAACAGCAGGCATTGGATCGTATCGGCCAGGCCGAGGCGGCAGCCCTGCACGAAGTGCGTGGCAAGGCTGTTGATCTGGCTATTGAGGCATCGCAGTCGGTTTTGACGGAAAAACTTTCCGGCAAGGACGGCGATGTCATGGTCGATGGCGCTATCGAAGATCTGGCCGAGCGACTGCACTGA
- a CDS encoding TPM domain-containing protein: protein MTAVLRKSLAVFVLLLAIVPVQVLADPDFPKLTGRVVDDAALLSGGERAALTEKLRAHEQAKSNQVVVATVPSLQGYAIEDYANRLFRHWKLGQKEHDNGVLLLVAPNERKVRIEVGYGLEGLLTDATSKLIIQRKIIPAFKKQAYAQGIKDGTAAVLDVLAGTPPEWIKDGKSGGGIDSDFLMFVFFVIAMIFLFVLRVTRGGRSGIYISHGHRYHGGGFSSGGGFGGGGFSGGGGSSGGGGASGGW, encoded by the coding sequence ATGACTGCGGTCCTGCGCAAGTCTCTTGCGGTATTCGTCCTGCTGCTGGCGATCGTGCCAGTACAGGTGCTGGCCGATCCGGATTTTCCAAAACTGACCGGGCGTGTGGTGGATGATGCGGCGCTGCTTTCCGGCGGTGAACGTGCCGCCCTGACGGAAAAGCTGCGCGCCCATGAACAGGCAAAGTCCAATCAGGTCGTGGTCGCGACTGTTCCTTCGCTGCAGGGCTATGCGATCGAGGATTATGCAAACCGCCTGTTCCGCCATTGGAAGCTTGGGCAGAAGGAACATGACAACGGCGTGCTGTTGCTGGTGGCGCCCAATGAACGGAAGGTGCGCATCGAAGTCGGCTATGGCCTGGAAGGCTTGCTGACGGACGCCACGTCCAAGTTGATCATCCAGCGCAAGATCATTCCGGCTTTCAAGAAACAGGCCTATGCCCAGGGCATAAAAGATGGCACAGCGGCCGTGTTAGACGTTCTGGCGGGAACACCGCCCGAATGGATCAAGGACGGCAAGAGCGGTGGTGGCATCGACAGTGATTTCCTGATGTTCGTATTCTTCGTAATTGCCATGATCTTCCTATTTGTGCTCCGCGTAACCCGGGGCGGCAGAAGCGGCATATACATTAGCCACGGCCATCGCTACCATGGCGGAGGCTTTTCCAGCGGTGGTGGTTTTGGCGGCGGAGGATTCTCAGGCGGTGGTGGCAGTTCCGGTGGCGGCGGCGCGTCGGGGGGATGGTAA
- a CDS encoding AtpZ/AtpI family protein has protein sequence MEEHKQPPSLQDLDARLKAVQQRRQPKPASDPVSKGGVSGVGVGIRIAVDLVAGVGVGVGMGVVLDRWLETQPWMLIIFFILGSAAGVMNVVRTANQLDAQAKRAKQDAEAARSEKDAQR, from the coding sequence ATGGAAGAACATAAACAACCACCATCACTGCAAGACCTGGATGCACGGCTTAAGGCTGTGCAGCAGCGACGACAGCCCAAACCGGCCTCCGACCCTGTTTCGAAGGGTGGAGTGTCGGGTGTTGGGGTGGGCATTCGCATAGCCGTTGATCTGGTGGCGGGTGTCGGTGTCGGCGTTGGGATGGGGGTGGTTCTCGACCGCTGGCTGGAAACGCAACCTTGGATGTTGATCATTTTCTTCATCCTCGGGTCTGCGGCAGGGGTGATGAATGTTGTTCGCACCGCCAACCAGCTGGATGCGCAGGCCAAGCGCGCGAAACAGGACGCCGAAGCGGCGCGGTCCGAAAAGGATGCGCAGCGTTAA
- a CDS encoding LemA family protein, whose amino-acid sequence MRQSWLRSFLVIVGFSLLLTGCGVNAIPTLDEQAKASWSQVLNQYKRRADLIPNLVEVVKGYATHERETLTAVTEARAKVSQINIPKDILTNPQAFQAFQQSQGALTQALSRLMVVSERYPDLKASENFLALQAQLEGTENRISVARRDYIQAVQAYNTELRTFPGRIWAMILYSDAVPLQNFTVDQEGIENAPVIKMGNG is encoded by the coding sequence ATGCGCCAATCTTGGCTTCGGTCTTTTCTGGTGATCGTCGGGTTCAGTCTGCTTCTTACGGGCTGTGGCGTGAATGCGATTCCCACTCTGGATGAACAGGCGAAGGCCAGTTGGTCGCAGGTCCTGAACCAGTATAAACGCCGGGCGGACCTGATCCCCAACCTGGTTGAGGTGGTCAAAGGTTATGCCACCCATGAACGCGAAACGCTGACGGCGGTGACAGAGGCGCGGGCGAAGGTCTCCCAGATCAATATCCCCAAGGATATCCTGACCAATCCGCAGGCTTTCCAGGCTTTCCAGCAGAGCCAGGGGGCGCTGACCCAGGCGCTGTCGCGGCTGATGGTGGTGTCGGAACGCTACCCGGACCTGAAAGCCAGCGAAAACTTCCTGGCGTTGCAGGCACAACTTGAAGGCACGGAGAACCGGATTTCCGTGGCCCGTCGCGACTACATCCAGGCGGTGCAGGCCTATAACACCGAACTGCGCACCTTCCCCGGCCGGATCTGGGCCATGATCCTCTATTCCGATGCGGTGCCGCTGCAGAATTTCACGGTGGATCAGGAAGGCATTGAAAACGCTCCCGTCATCAAGATGGGGAACGGCTGA
- a CDS encoding ATP synthase subunit C family protein, with the protein MEADAAKLIGAGLAAIGMIGAGVGVGNVWASYITALSRNPASKAEIGANIWIGFAVTEAIALFALIVALMALFA; encoded by the coding sequence ATGGAAGCAGATGCTGCAAAACTGATCGGCGCTGGCCTGGCTGCTATCGGCATGATTGGTGCCGGTGTTGGTGTGGGTAACGTTTGGGCGTCCTACATCACCGCCCTGTCCCGCAACCCGGCTTCCAAAGCTGAAATCGGTGCGAACATCTGGATCGGCTTCGCCGTGACCGAGGCTATTGCCCTGTTCGCCCTGATCGTGGCTCTGATGGCCCTGTTCGCTTAA
- a CDS encoding F0F1 ATP synthase subunit A yields the protein MAGPLEQFEIKPISDSIMIGQYDVAFTNSSLWMVITAVFCIGFLSLGIRRRSLVPGYWQSMVESLYEVVANMVRDNVGNEGRKYFPFVFTLFMFVLFGNLLGLIPHAFTFTSHLIVTFSMALVIFVGVTVIGIVRHGFKFLSLFFPHGAPWWTAFILIPIELVSYLSRPISLSVRLFANMTVGHVILKVIAGFVIALGIAGVLPLAGLVALTMLEFLVAVIQAYVFTILTCIYLHDAIHLH from the coding sequence GTGGCCGGTCCGCTAGAGCAGTTCGAGATTAAGCCGATTAGTGACAGCATCATGATCGGCCAATACGACGTAGCCTTCACAAACTCTTCCCTGTGGATGGTCATCACCGCCGTTTTCTGCATCGGTTTCCTGAGCCTTGGCATTCGCCGTCGCTCGCTGGTTCCCGGCTACTGGCAGTCAATGGTCGAATCCTTGTATGAAGTTGTTGCCAACATGGTACGCGACAACGTGGGCAATGAAGGCCGGAAGTATTTCCCCTTCGTCTTCACGCTGTTCATGTTCGTCCTGTTCGGCAACCTTCTGGGCCTGATCCCGCACGCCTTCACCTTTACCAGCCACCTGATCGTGACGTTCTCGATGGCGCTGGTGATTTTTGTCGGGGTCACGGTAATCGGTATCGTTCGTCACGGTTTCAAATTCCTGTCCCTGTTCTTCCCCCATGGGGCGCCCTGGTGGACAGCGTTCATTTTGATCCCGATCGAATTGGTCTCCTATCTTTCGCGTCCGATCAGCCTGTCCGTTCGTCTGTTTGCGAATATGACGGTTGGTCACGTGATCCTGAAGGTGATTGCAGGCTTCGTTATCGCCTTGGGGATCGCCGGTGTCCTGCCGCTGGCCGGTCTGGTCGCGTTGACGATGCTGGAATTCCTGGTCGCTGTGATCCAGGCATATGTCTTTACCATCCTGACCTGCATCTACCTGCATGATGCAATCCACCTGCACTAA